In the Chroococcidiopsis sp. SAG 2025 genome, one interval contains:
- a CDS encoding HEAT repeat domain-containing protein: MNLQTANLLEQAQLAHAASNWALLLQYLQQLMAEVGSRNSEFGTKFSPSAPLAPILREGLFSEKPPFGCLRPTAPSALFSPTPLIWAIDILMWGDFHQRWDVAKLLPKFGREAIASLLEILADEDADEELRWFAVRSLGTFDNPEAIAALVELLQTSANPEEQGIAAAALAEIGSNAVSAITKLLERENTRALATRSLAYIRTKETIEPLLSVVRDSDVEIRAIAIEALSSFHDPKIPPILVEALSDLGAKVRKEAVTGLSFRPDLREELNLVDLLLLRLYDFSIDVCLAAANGLGRLGTDRAATGLFRVLQSPHTPSALQIEIVLALGRIETSASLEYLRQVFEQITAIAIWQETIHALGRVEQLSLKPQAAEILLELLRTNRLAAQHAKLKQAIALSLGQLGEMQAIPSLIQLLADSDLAVKLHAIAALKQLNSTAAYQQLTQLAADANISPQLQQGVAIALREWDLSSSF; this comes from the coding sequence GTGAATTTACAGACTGCTAATTTGTTAGAACAGGCACAACTCGCCCACGCTGCTTCTAACTGGGCGTTGCTACTCCAATACCTTCAGCAACTCATGGCGGAAGTTGGAAGTCGGAATTCGGAATTCGGAACTAAATTTTCTCCCTCAGCTCCCTTGGCTCCCATTCTCCGAGAAGGGCTATTCTCCGAGAAGCCACCCTTCGGGTGTCTACGCCCTACAGCTCCCTCAGCTCTCTTCTCCCCGACTCCGCTCATCTGGGCAATTGATATTTTGATGTGGGGAGATTTTCATCAACGGTGGGATGTGGCGAAGTTACTGCCTAAATTCGGACGAGAGGCGATCGCATCTTTATTGGAAATTTTGGCAGATGAAGATGCGGATGAAGAATTGCGCTGGTTTGCCGTGCGGAGTTTGGGGACTTTTGACAATCCAGAAGCGATCGCAGCTTTGGTAGAGTTATTGCAAACATCAGCAAATCCAGAAGAACAGGGAATAGCAGCCGCAGCTTTAGCAGAAATTGGCTCGAATGCTGTATCTGCAATTACAAAGTTGTTAGAGCGAGAGAATACAAGAGCGCTAGCTACGCGATCGCTTGCCTATATTCGTACCAAAGAAACAATCGAGCCTCTACTCAGTGTTGTTCGAGACTCAGATGTGGAAATTAGAGCGATCGCGATCGAAGCTTTGAGTAGCTTTCACGATCCTAAAATTCCGCCCATTTTGGTGGAAGCTTTAAGCGATTTGGGGGCAAAAGTGAGAAAAGAAGCCGTTACTGGCTTGAGTTTTCGCCCCGACTTGCGGGAAGAATTGAATTTAGTCGATCTCTTGTTGCTGAGATTGTATGACTTCAGCATAGATGTTTGTCTAGCTGCTGCAAACGGTTTAGGTAGATTAGGAACGGATCGAGCTGCAACAGGTTTGTTCCGAGTCTTGCAGTCTCCCCATACGCCGAGCGCTTTACAGATAGAAATTGTCTTAGCTCTAGGCAGAATTGAAACCTCAGCCAGTCTGGAATATTTACGGCAAGTTTTCGAGCAAATAACTGCAATCGCAATTTGGCAAGAAACAATTCATGCTTTAGGACGAGTCGAACAGTTAAGTTTAAAGCCACAAGCAGCAGAGATTTTACTCGAATTGCTGCGTACCAATCGCTTAGCAGCACAACACGCTAAACTCAAGCAAGCGATCGCTTTGTCTTTAGGTCAATTAGGTGAAATGCAAGCAATTCCATCGCTGATTCAATTACTAGCGGACTCAGATCTTGCCGTCAAATTGCACGCGATCGCTGCTCTCAAACAGTTAAATTCTACTGCTGCCTATCAACAGTTAACTCAACTTGCTGCTGATGCTAACATTTCACCGCAACTACAACAAGGAGTAGCGATCGCTTTGCGAGAATGGGATCTCAGTTCTTCTTTCTAA
- a CDS encoding phosphorylase: MPVLLSFAFQLPVSSTQGAPIQGECKADTDAVPRIALISAFSGEADRFIDEMRLNDGKNKFDGCVNINGHRFSKGKLRGKNVVVVLTNISIVNATMVTQLTLDKFNVSKVIFSGIAGGVGGVGANDDDSNTPNETPIGSVTIPKRWGFPQETYFNNTAEIVACAFSPGLQLNHVLQDPLEEAKTCNFLIGQASEPGQANQAGIFQPDAKNAFLRNTNVSSDRAPQFYFNQNNEQIIRQVPFPGASVNLETDQDFKFWFMVDEAMFKKASQLEVKLLDCPQVDQAGNCPTTPINPPPQLIVGQNGVAGPTFVDNAQYRKFLATTLNFDEQGNRNADTDVLVVDMETTASAMVAYSNNVPFIAVRSVSDLAGGGEEAAATQIGTFFAIAAENQARVVFAFLEKL; encoded by the coding sequence TTGCCAGTTTTGCTCTCTTTTGCGTTTCAGTTACCCGTCAGCAGCACTCAAGGCGCACCAATCCAAGGGGAGTGTAAAGCTGATACTGATGCAGTTCCCAGAATTGCTCTCATTTCTGCATTCTCTGGTGAGGCAGATCGATTTATTGATGAAATGCGTTTGAATGACGGCAAAAATAAATTCGATGGCTGCGTAAATATTAACGGACATCGCTTTAGTAAGGGAAAATTGCGCGGTAAGAACGTCGTTGTCGTGCTGACTAATATCAGTATTGTCAACGCTACAATGGTGACGCAATTAACGCTAGACAAATTTAACGTCTCAAAAGTGATTTTTAGCGGGATCGCAGGTGGAGTTGGTGGGGTTGGGGCAAACGACGACGACTCTAATACCCCGAACGAGACACCCATCGGTTCGGTGACGATCCCCAAACGTTGGGGTTTTCCCCAAGAAACGTATTTCAATAACACGGCAGAAATTGTAGCGTGTGCGTTCTCACCCGGACTTCAGCTCAATCACGTCCTGCAAGACCCATTAGAGGAAGCCAAGACCTGTAATTTTCTCATAGGACAAGCATCTGAACCAGGGCAAGCTAATCAAGCAGGAATCTTTCAACCAGATGCCAAAAATGCTTTTTTACGCAATACAAATGTCAGTTCCGATCGCGCACCGCAATTTTACTTCAACCAGAACAACGAACAGATCATCCGTCAAGTTCCATTCCCAGGCGCGTCTGTCAACCTAGAGACAGATCAGGACTTCAAATTCTGGTTTATGGTTGATGAGGCAATGTTTAAAAAAGCAAGTCAGCTGGAAGTTAAATTATTAGATTGTCCTCAAGTTGACCAGGCGGGAAATTGCCCTACTACGCCGATCAATCCACCACCTCAACTCATCGTCGGTCAAAATGGGGTCGCTGGACCTACATTTGTTGACAACGCCCAATATCGTAAATTTCTAGCAACAACCCTCAATTTTGACGAACAAGGCAACCGCAACGCCGACACGGATGTACTAGTTGTCGATATGGAAACTACCGCTTCGGCAATGGTAGCCTATTCCAACAACGTCCCTTTCATTGCCGTCAGAAGCGTTTCCGATTTAGCTGGTGGTGGCGAAGAGGCAGCTGCAACGCAAATCGGCACATTTTTTGCGATCGCAGCGGAAAATCAAGCAAGGGTTGTATTTGCTTTCCTAGAAAAGCTGTAA
- a CDS encoding alpha-D-glucose phosphate-specific phosphoglucomutase, with the protein MNILEVSTTPFTDQKPGTSGLRKAVKVFQQPHYLENFVQSIFDSLEGCQGQTLALGGDGRYYNRKAIQIILKMAAANGFSRIKVGHRGILSTPATSCIIRQYKTLGGIILSASHNPGGVDGDFGVKYNTGNGGPAPEKVTEAIYARSKTIDRYKILDAPDIDLDTLGESRLGEMTVEVIDSVQDYQKLMESLFDFDRIRQFLTSGKRICIDSMHAVTGPYARAIFEQSLGAPQGTVVNGTPLEDFGGGHPDPNLVYAHDLVEILFGDNAPDFGAASDGDGDRNMILGKHFFVTPSDSLAVLTANAKLVPGYASGLAGVARSMPTSQAADRVAAKLGIDCYETPTGWKFFGNLLDAGKATLCGEESFGTGSNHIREKDGLWAVLFWLNILAVRQQSVEQIVREHWQTYGRNYYSRHDYEGVDSDRANTLMEKLRSVAPTLKGKRYGQYEVEYGDDFSYTDPIDGSISSKQGVRIGFVDGSRIVFRLSGTGTQGATLRVYFESYEGDSSKQDLEVQQALAEPIALAQEVAQIREYTGMSKPTVIT; encoded by the coding sequence ATGAATATCCTTGAAGTCTCCACTACTCCCTTTACCGACCAGAAGCCAGGTACTTCTGGATTGCGAAAAGCGGTCAAAGTGTTTCAGCAACCCCACTATTTAGAAAACTTCGTCCAATCCATCTTCGATAGTCTCGAAGGTTGTCAGGGACAAACTTTAGCTTTGGGTGGTGACGGTCGTTACTACAACAGAAAAGCGATCCAAATTATTTTGAAAATGGCTGCTGCGAATGGTTTTAGCCGGATTAAGGTCGGTCATCGCGGTATTCTCTCTACTCCTGCTACTTCCTGTATTATTCGCCAATACAAAACCTTGGGTGGAATTATTCTCTCTGCCAGCCATAACCCAGGTGGGGTGGATGGGGACTTTGGCGTAAAATATAACACTGGTAATGGTGGACCCGCACCGGAAAAGGTGACTGAGGCAATCTACGCCCGTAGTAAAACAATCGATCGCTACAAAATTCTGGATGCGCCAGATATCGATTTAGACACTTTAGGCGAGTCTCGTTTGGGAGAGATGACGGTTGAAGTTATCGACTCAGTTCAAGACTACCAAAAACTCATGGAGTCGCTATTTGACTTCGATCGCATTCGTCAATTTCTCACCTCTGGCAAACGCATCTGCATTGATTCCATGCACGCAGTCACGGGTCCCTATGCCCGGGCAATTTTCGAGCAAAGCTTGGGCGCACCGCAAGGTACGGTAGTCAACGGTACGCCTTTAGAAGATTTTGGCGGCGGACACCCAGACCCGAATTTAGTCTATGCCCACGATCTCGTAGAAATTCTGTTTGGAGACAATGCACCGGATTTTGGTGCTGCTTCCGATGGAGATGGCGATCGCAACATGATCTTGGGCAAACATTTCTTCGTCACCCCTAGCGATAGTTTAGCAGTGCTGACAGCCAACGCTAAATTAGTCCCTGGTTATGCTTCAGGACTTGCTGGAGTCGCCAGATCTATGCCCACAAGCCAAGCGGCGGATCGCGTAGCGGCTAAATTGGGGATCGATTGTTACGAAACTCCGACAGGATGGAAGTTTTTCGGCAATCTCCTCGATGCAGGCAAAGCTACCCTGTGTGGGGAAGAGAGTTTTGGTACGGGTTCCAACCACATTCGTGAAAAAGATGGGTTGTGGGCGGTGTTATTTTGGTTGAATATCCTTGCCGTGCGTCAACAATCGGTAGAACAAATCGTGCGCGAACACTGGCAGACATACGGACGCAATTATTACTCGCGCCACGACTATGAAGGAGTAGATAGCGATCGCGCCAACACCTTAATGGAAAAGTTGCGTTCTGTCGCCCCTACACTCAAAGGTAAGCGGTACGGGCAATATGAAGTCGAATATGGAGATGATTTCAGCTATACCGACCCGATTGATGGTAGTATCAGCAGCAAACAAGGCGTGCGGATTGGTTTTGTTGACGGCTCTCGGATCGTCTTCCGCCTTTCCGGTACGGGAACCCAAGGAGCAACATTACGGGTTTACTTTGAAAGCTATGAAGGTGACTCTAGCAAACAAGATCTAGAGGTACAACAGGCGCTAGCCGAACCAATTGCGCTCGCCCAGGAAGTTGCTCAAATTCGCGAATATACTGGAATGTCAAAACCGACAGTGATTACTTAA
- a CDS encoding carbonate dehydratase — MLKNAKSRLKFFVFLGLIVIIITLKTIAVNVQSQGLTSLFEPFKIVVNSSFISPLDEFFGDVSIGRKVFIASNTIIRAEPNTRICIGDRTNFQDNILFLALRRNTAPPSACAAKSSSTGERVSIAHQANIENSQIGNFTFIGFHTRLSNVVLEDGAFVLHGAILSNVRIGKNRLVPIGAVITTQAQADALPLKTEANSKFQEEVLEVNAEFAENYSHLYEEAGFDAVTGVSTAPKTSWNPKPVKPTIGQNVKLDEFARIVGDVRLGNNSTVGQRTSIRADEGTPIIIGQNAQIEDRVTFHALKGTSIRIGKNLDTSDNIVFHGPLEVGDNLTIGDDTVLFRSKVGNDVTIGSEAIVVGVTLQNGVKVPDRAIITTQKQADTLVR, encoded by the coding sequence ATGCTAAAGAATGCTAAAAGTAGGTTGAAGTTTTTCGTGTTTCTCGGTCTGATTGTTATTATTATTACACTAAAAACGATTGCTGTTAATGTTCAGTCTCAGGGTTTAACCAGTTTATTTGAACCATTTAAAATCGTAGTTAACTCTAGCTTTATTAGTCCGTTAGATGAGTTTTTCGGTGATGTTTCAATCGGTCGTAAAGTTTTTATTGCTAGTAACACTATCATCCGAGCGGAACCCAACACTCGCATTTGTATTGGCGATCGGACTAATTTTCAAGACAATATTTTATTTCTAGCTCTCCGTAGAAATACGGCTCCTCCAAGTGCTTGTGCGGCAAAATCAAGTAGTACTGGCGAACGAGTGAGTATTGCTCATCAGGCAAATATTGAGAATTCACAAATTGGCAACTTCACCTTTATCGGTTTTCATACTCGCTTGAGTAACGTAGTGCTAGAAGACGGTGCTTTTGTACTGCATGGTGCGATTCTGTCAAACGTGCGGATTGGCAAAAACCGTTTAGTACCAATTGGGGCAGTTATTACGACTCAAGCGCAGGCTGATGCTCTCCCACTCAAAACGGAAGCTAATTCTAAGTTTCAAGAAGAAGTATTAGAAGTCAATGCCGAGTTTGCTGAAAACTACAGCCACCTATACGAAGAAGCAGGATTTGATGCCGTAACGGGTGTTAGTACAGCACCAAAAACATCTTGGAATCCAAAACCAGTTAAACCCACAATCGGTCAGAATGTGAAACTCGATGAGTTTGCTCGCATCGTTGGAGATGTCAGGCTTGGCAATAATAGCACCGTAGGACAGCGAACTTCAATTCGTGCTGATGAAGGCACGCCAATTATTATTGGGCAGAATGCCCAAATTGAGGATCGAGTCACGTTTCATGCGCTCAAAGGTACGAGCATCCGTATTGGTAAAAACTTAGATACGAGCGATAACATCGTTTTTCACGGACCTCTCGAAGTTGGCGATAATCTCACAATTGGAGATGATACTGTATTATTTCGTTCTAAAGTTGGTAATGACGTGACAATCGGTAGCGAAGCTATAGTGGTGGGCGTAACGCTGCAAAACGGTGTAAAAGTCCCCGATCGCGCTATTATCACCACCCAAAAGCAAGCAGATACCTTAGTGCGATAG
- a CDS encoding primary-amine oxidase, with protein sequence MLQILSQLFSQWRKQFWLSIATFIIFAIAIGSMRLSLARIVTPTHPLDALTANEITAAVAVIKQKMPQREIHFPIVALNEPDKTEVLNFKPGQPFKREVFAVVYDRSQNKTYEAVVTLKPKTKAGVLSSWQEIPGVQPAIMGPEYEIAAAVTKADPRWQAAMRKRGITDFKQVIVEGWAVGLVTEAEKSSGARLCRTLSYFKGDRWNYYGTPIEGVVATVDLNAKKLASFSDTGVVALSKENWDYNRRSLSPLRTAAKLLKILQPNGHTFKLNGHEVSWQGWKFRYMMHPRDGLILYQVQHEDGREFRPVMYRASLSEMVVPYGDPNPQWSFRNAFDIGEYNFGTLTNTQELGKEIPENGVLLDAVLADSQGKPYAMPDVIGIYEKDDGVLWKHYDYRSERKDVRRDRQLIVTTTATIGNYDYAINWIFHQDGSLDVRTDLHGLILAQGSDSVTTANRDTYGKLIAKNIVGVNHQHFFNFRLDLDVDGEANMPMEMTVQSLPISANNPHGNAFVTKHVPLKSEKSAVRDLNIAEHREWAIASTTRKNQLGAPTSYMLMPSGNTVFFPSQDATIRDRAGFATHHFWVTKYKPKELHAGGEYPNQSNSQQGLPTLIADDEPLIGQDLVAWYTFGTTHVPRPEDWPVMPVHHAGFKLMPVGFFTRNPAIDLPEPTPINHSS encoded by the coding sequence ATGTTGCAAATTCTTTCCCAGTTATTCTCGCAGTGGCGAAAGCAATTTTGGTTATCCATAGCCACGTTCATCATATTCGCGATCGCCATTGGTTCGATGCGGCTCTCTCTAGCTCGAATCGTCACCCCTACTCATCCGCTCGATGCATTAACGGCAAATGAGATTACAGCAGCCGTTGCAGTCATTAAACAGAAAATGCCCCAACGGGAAATTCACTTTCCCATCGTTGCTCTGAATGAACCAGATAAAACAGAAGTCTTGAATTTCAAGCCAGGGCAACCCTTCAAACGAGAAGTTTTTGCCGTGGTTTACGATCGCTCTCAAAACAAAACCTACGAAGCTGTTGTAACTTTAAAACCGAAAACTAAAGCTGGGGTTTTGTCATCCTGGCAAGAGATTCCTGGCGTGCAGCCAGCCATCATGGGACCAGAATATGAAATAGCAGCGGCAGTCACCAAAGCCGATCCGCGCTGGCAAGCAGCCATGAGGAAGCGAGGCATTACTGACTTCAAACAAGTTATCGTTGAAGGCTGGGCAGTAGGGCTGGTGACTGAAGCAGAAAAGTCAAGTGGGGCGCGTCTGTGTCGAACGTTATCTTACTTCAAAGGCGATCGCTGGAACTATTACGGTACGCCAATAGAGGGAGTCGTTGCAACTGTCGATCTCAATGCTAAAAAACTGGCTAGTTTTAGCGATACGGGTGTCGTAGCTCTCTCCAAGGAAAATTGGGACTACAATCGGCGATCGCTTAGCCCTCTAAGAACGGCAGCCAAATTACTAAAAATCCTGCAACCAAACGGTCACACCTTCAAACTCAATGGTCATGAAGTGAGTTGGCAGGGGTGGAAATTCCGCTACATGATGCATCCACGGGATGGTTTGATCCTTTACCAAGTGCAGCATGAAGACGGTCGCGAATTTCGTCCAGTCATGTATCGTGCCAGTTTATCTGAAATGGTCGTTCCCTATGGCGATCCCAATCCGCAGTGGTCGTTTCGCAATGCCTTTGATATCGGAGAATACAATTTTGGTACGCTAACTAATACCCAGGAACTAGGTAAAGAAATTCCAGAAAATGGGGTATTGCTAGATGCAGTGCTAGCAGACTCGCAGGGGAAACCTTATGCCATGCCTGATGTTATCGGCATTTATGAAAAAGATGATGGCGTGTTGTGGAAGCACTACGATTATAGATCCGAACGCAAGGATGTCCGACGCGATCGCCAGCTCATCGTCACAACGACAGCAACAATCGGTAATTACGACTATGCCATCAACTGGATCTTTCACCAAGACGGATCGTTAGACGTACGGACTGACTTGCACGGACTTATTTTAGCCCAAGGCTCGGATTCTGTCACCACTGCAAATCGAGATACCTACGGCAAGTTAATCGCCAAAAACATTGTCGGTGTCAATCACCAGCACTTTTTTAACTTTCGGTTAGACCTGGATGTAGACGGCGAAGCAAACATGCCAATGGAAATGACGGTTCAATCCTTACCTATCAGTGCAAATAATCCTCACGGGAATGCGTTTGTTACTAAACATGTACCCCTAAAATCAGAGAAAAGCGCCGTTCGGGATCTAAATATAGCAGAACACCGAGAATGGGCGATCGCCAGTACGACTCGCAAAAATCAACTCGGCGCACCCACAAGTTACATGTTAATGCCATCTGGAAATACAGTCTTTTTCCCCAGCCAAGACGCAACAATTCGCGATCGCGCGGGCTTTGCCACTCACCACTTCTGGGTGACTAAGTATAAGCCTAAAGAACTCCACGCTGGAGGAGAATATCCCAACCAAAGTAACTCCCAACAGGGATTACCTACTCTGATTGCAGATGATGAGCCGCTTATAGGTCAAGACTTGGTAGCTTGGTACACGTTCGGTACTACCCACGTTCCTCGCCCTGAAGACTGGCCTGTTATGCCCGTTCACCATGCTGGTTTTAAGTTGATGCCTGTAGGGTTCTTCACGCGCAATCCTGCGATCGACTTACCAGAACCAACGCCCATCAATCACTCTTCCTAG
- a CDS encoding DUF1636 domain-containing protein, translating into MKEKHTVFVCTTCASTWQDGKRVGVSGGQILFERLTQLYEEWQLAPEFSLQAVECMSACNSPCVVTFAAAGKCTYVFGTIPAEDSAAAILDCASKYHAKNDGLLPWSERPEPLKKGIVARIPSIS; encoded by the coding sequence ATGAAAGAGAAACACACTGTATTTGTCTGTACGACCTGCGCCAGTACTTGGCAGGACGGTAAACGAGTAGGGGTGAGTGGTGGTCAAATCTTGTTCGAACGCTTAACCCAACTTTACGAAGAGTGGCAACTCGCACCAGAATTTTCTTTACAAGCAGTGGAGTGCATGAGTGCGTGTAACTCTCCCTGCGTTGTGACGTTTGCGGCAGCAGGAAAGTGTACTTATGTATTTGGGACAATACCTGCTGAAGATAGCGCTGCTGCCATACTCGACTGCGCTAGCAAGTATCATGCTAAGAACGACGGTCTGCTGCCTTGGTCGGAGCGACCGGAACCACTGAAAAAAGGTATCGTAGCGCGAATTCCGTCAATTAGTTAG
- a CDS encoding circularly permuted type 2 ATP-grasp protein codes for MRFDNYEPGDFYDELFVAKDKPRAEAIPLLERINSLPAGELQRRHQAAQIALMNMGVTFNVYSEGEGTERIFPFDIIPRIVSAEEWQFLEKGLKQRIFALNLFINDIYNEQKIIRDSVIPSELIESATGFLKPCIGLKPPGGIWCHITGTDLVRDRDGRWYVLEDNMRCPSGVSYVLENRRVMKSTFPKVFESMTIQPVEEYPSHLLETLLNLAPPQLYDPTVVVLTPGIYNSAYFEHSFLAQQMGVELVEGRDLVVADGYLQMRTTKGLKRVDAVYRRIDDDFIDPLAFRPDSLLGIPGLMEVYRAGRVGLANALGTGVADDKVIYAYVPAMIRYYLGEEPILSNVPTYLCWEPNQQAHVLANLDKLVVKAANESGGYGMLIGSSATPEQRQEFAEKIKASPRNYIAQPTLCLSRVPTILEDQFEGCHVDLRPYILYGKEIYVNPGGLTRVALRRGSLVVNSSQGGGSKDTWVVCK; via the coding sequence GTGCGATTCGACAATTACGAACCAGGAGACTTTTACGACGAGCTATTCGTCGCTAAAGATAAACCTCGTGCGGAGGCAATTCCACTGCTAGAAAGAATTAATTCTCTGCCAGCAGGAGAATTACAACGGCGACATCAAGCAGCACAAATTGCTTTGATGAACATGGGAGTCACCTTTAACGTCTACAGTGAGGGTGAAGGTACAGAAAGGATTTTTCCCTTTGACATCATTCCCCGCATTGTCTCAGCCGAGGAATGGCAGTTTCTAGAAAAGGGACTGAAGCAACGGATCTTTGCCCTGAATTTGTTTATTAACGATATTTATAACGAGCAGAAAATCATCCGAGACAGTGTAATTCCGAGCGAGTTAATCGAATCGGCTACGGGATTTTTAAAGCCTTGTATTGGACTAAAACCCCCTGGTGGGATCTGGTGTCATATTACCGGAACCGACCTAGTGCGCGATCGCGATGGTCGCTGGTACGTGCTAGAAGATAATATGCGCTGTCCCTCTGGTGTTTCCTACGTGCTGGAAAATCGTCGCGTCATGAAAAGCACTTTTCCAAAAGTCTTTGAGTCGATGACAATTCAGCCAGTTGAGGAATATCCCAGTCATTTACTAGAAACTTTACTCAACCTAGCTCCTCCTCAACTCTACGATCCAACGGTAGTTGTTTTAACACCAGGAATTTACAACTCAGCTTACTTCGAGCATTCCTTCTTGGCACAGCAAATGGGCGTGGAGTTGGTAGAAGGACGAGATTTGGTAGTCGCGGATGGCTACCTACAAATGCGGACTACCAAAGGCTTAAAGCGCGTTGATGCCGTTTATCGCCGGATTGACGACGATTTTATCGATCCATTAGCATTTCGCCCCGATTCTTTATTAGGCATACCTGGACTGATGGAAGTCTATCGTGCGGGTAGAGTTGGGCTGGCTAACGCACTAGGAACTGGTGTAGCCGATGATAAAGTCATCTATGCTTACGTTCCAGCGATGATCCGCTACTATTTGGGCGAAGAACCGATTTTATCTAACGTTCCTACATACCTCTGTTGGGAACCAAATCAACAGGCTCATGTTTTGGCAAATCTCGATAAGTTAGTTGTCAAAGCAGCGAATGAATCTGGTGGCTACGGAATGCTCATTGGTTCTTCTGCTACCCCAGAACAACGCCAAGAATTTGCCGAAAAAATTAAGGCTAGTCCGCGCAACTACATTGCCCAACCAACTTTGTGTTTGTCTCGCGTGCCAACCATTCTAGAAGACCAATTTGAAGGCTGTCACGTAGACTTGCGACCGTATATCCTCTACGGCAAAGAAATTTACGTCAATCCAGGTGGACTAACCCGCGTTGCCCTCAGAAGAGGTTCTCTGGTAGTCAACTCCTCCCAAGGTGGAGGGAGTAAAGATACTTGGGTGGTATGTAAATGA
- a CDS encoding alpha-E domain-containing protein produces MLSRVADSIYWLNRYVERAENVARFIDVNLTLLLDAPTGEAQQWKPLILTTGDLSLFQERYGEATAENVIQFLTFDREYPNSIASCLFAARENARSIREIISSEMWERVNAFYFMVKEAAQSHTVPEWSNFFAEVKLASHLFAGVMNATMTHNEGWHFGQIGRLLERADKTARILDVKYYILLPSAKDVGTTLDQLQWIALLKSASAYEMYRKWGRHRIAPTAVAEFLILNREFPRSIQFCLLQAEQSLHQITGTPIGTWQNPAERALGRLRSELEYITIEEIVNTGLHEFLDRIQHQINDVGDKIFTTFVAVNPV; encoded by the coding sequence ATGCTAAGCAGAGTTGCTGATTCAATTTACTGGTTAAACCGCTATGTAGAAAGGGCAGAAAATGTTGCCCGTTTTATTGATGTCAATTTAACTCTATTATTGGATGCTCCTACTGGAGAAGCGCAGCAGTGGAAACCTTTGATTTTGACTACAGGAGATTTATCGTTATTTCAAGAACGCTACGGTGAAGCGACAGCAGAAAATGTCATTCAGTTCTTGACTTTCGATCGCGAATATCCTAATTCGATCGCTTCTTGCTTGTTTGCTGCACGGGAAAACGCGCGATCGATCCGGGAAATTATTTCCTCGGAAATGTGGGAACGGGTGAATGCATTTTATTTCATGGTTAAAGAAGCGGCTCAATCTCATACCGTCCCTGAATGGTCGAATTTTTTTGCTGAAGTCAAGTTAGCCAGTCACTTGTTTGCTGGGGTGATGAATGCAACCATGACGCACAATGAAGGTTGGCATTTCGGACAAATTGGACGTTTGTTAGAACGAGCTGATAAAACTGCTCGAATTTTAGATGTAAAATACTATATTTTGCTACCTTCAGCTAAAGATGTGGGGACGACTCTAGACCAGTTGCAATGGATAGCACTGCTAAAATCTGCGAGTGCTTATGAGATGTATCGTAAATGGGGACGACATCGCATTGCGCCTACAGCTGTAGCAGAATTTTTGATTCTCAACCGCGAATTTCCCCGTTCGATTCAATTTTGCTTGCTCCAAGCAGAGCAATCGCTACATCAAATTACTGGAACTCCCATCGGTACTTGGCAAAATCCCGCCGAACGCGCCCTCGGTCGATTGCGATCGGAATTGGAATACATCACAATTGAGGAAATTGTCAATACTGGACTGCATGAATTTCTCGATCGCATCCAGCATCAAATTAACGATGTGGGTGACAAGATTTTTACGACTTTTGTAGCGGTCAATCCTGTTTAA